The following coding sequences are from one Phyllostomus discolor isolate MPI-MPIP mPhyDis1 chromosome 11, mPhyDis1.pri.v3, whole genome shotgun sequence window:
- the LPAR6 gene encoding lysophosphatidic acid receptor 6 encodes MVSNNSSQCSYDDSFKYTLYGCMFSMVFVLGLISNCVAIYIFICTLKVRNETTTYMINLAVSDLLFVFTLPFRIFYFTARNWTFGDLLCKISVMLFYTNMYGSILFLTCISVDRFLAIVYPFKSKTIRTKQNAKIVCIAVWLTVIGGSAPAVFFQSTHSRGNNTPEACFENFPEATWKTYLSRIVIFIEIVGFFIPLTLNVICSSLVLRTLNKPVTLHKSKINKTKVLKMIFVHLVIFCFCFVPYNINLILYSLMRTQTFVNCSAVAAVRTMYPITLCIAVTNCCFDPIVYYFTSDTIQNSIKMKNWSARRNDSRFSDVQGTENFIQHSLQTLKTKISDNESAI; translated from the coding sequence ATGGTAAGCAATAACAGCTCCCAATGCTCCTATGATGACTCCTTTAAGTATACTTTGTATGGGTGCATGTTTAGTATGGTGTTTGTGCTTGGGTTAATATCCAACTGTGTTGCCATATACATTTTCATCTGCACCCTCAAAGTGCGAAACGAAACTACAACGTACATGATTAACTTGGCAGTGTCagacttgctttttgttttcactCTACCCTTCAGGATTTTTTACTTTACAGCACGGAATTGGACATTTGGGGATTTACTTTGTAAAATTTCAGTGATGCTGTTTTACACCAACATGTACGGAAGCATTCTGTTCTTAACCTGCATTAGTGTAGATCGATTTCTGGCAATTGTCTACCCATTTAAGTCAAAGACTATAAGAACCAAACAAAACGCAAAAATTGTTTGCATTGCTGTGTGGTTAACTGTGATAGGAGGAAGTGCACCAGCAGTTTTTTTTCAGTCTACCCACTCTCGGGGTAACAATACCCCAGAAGCCTGCTTTGAAAATTTCCCAGAAGCCACATGGAAAACCTATCTCTCAAGGATTGTAATTTTCATTGAAATAGTGGGATTTTTTATTCCTCtaactttaaatgtaatttgTTCTAGTTTGGTGCTAAGAACTTTAAATAAACCTGTTACATtacataaaagcaaaataaacaaaaccaaagttttaaaaatgatttttgtacATTTGGTcatattctgtttctgttttgtgccTTATAATATCAaccttattttatattctcttatGAGAACACAGACATTTGTTAATTGCTCAGCAGTAGCAGCAGTAAGGACAATGTACCCAATCACTCTCTGCATTGCTGTTACCAACTGTTGCTTTGACCCAATAGTTTACTACTTCACGTCAGACACAATtcagaattcaataaaaatgaaaaactggtCTGCTAGGAGAAATGACTCCAGATTCTCTGATGTTCAAGGCACGGAGAACTTTATTCAACATAGCCTACAGACCTTAAAAACTAAGATATCTGACAATGAATCTGCAATATAA